A single window of Methylomarinum sp. Ch1-1 DNA harbors:
- the mutM gene encoding bifunctional DNA-formamidopyrimidine glycosylase/DNA-(apurinic or apyrimidinic site) lyase: MPELPEVETTCRGITPHILGKPISEVTVRQARLRWPVPAQLPQLLIGLRFKQIKRRAKYLLLKTDKGTVIMHLGMSGSLRIVSRDQAPGKHDHIDIVFADDTVLRFNDPRRFGAMLWSVAPTDHPLLAKLGPEPLSSDFNGEYLYRQARNRKMTVKSLIMDGHIVVGVGNIYACESLFIAGIHPSRQAGRISLRRYQKLAEAIKTVLRRAIEQGGTTLRDFVNEKGNPGYFQQSLFVYGRANQPCRRCGAPIRQVKIAQRASYFCSCCQT, from the coding sequence ATGCCCGAACTCCCCGAAGTTGAAACGACTTGCCGCGGCATCACCCCCCATATCCTCGGCAAGCCGATCAGCGAGGTCACCGTCAGGCAAGCGCGATTACGCTGGCCGGTGCCGGCGCAATTGCCGCAGCTGCTGATTGGTCTGAGATTCAAACAGATCAAACGCAGAGCCAAGTATCTGCTGCTGAAAACCGATAAAGGAACAGTCATCATGCACCTGGGCATGTCTGGCAGCTTACGCATCGTCAGCCGAGACCAGGCGCCCGGAAAACATGATCACATCGATATTGTTTTTGCCGATGACACGGTACTGCGCTTCAATGACCCGCGCCGATTCGGCGCGATGCTATGGTCGGTCGCCCCCACCGACCATCCGTTACTGGCCAAGCTCGGCCCGGAACCCTTATCGTCTGACTTTAACGGCGAATATCTCTATCGACAGGCCCGCAACCGCAAGATGACAGTCAAGTCGCTTATCATGGATGGCCATATCGTCGTCGGCGTCGGTAACATCTACGCCTGCGAGTCCTTATTCATCGCCGGCATACATCCGTCCCGACAAGCCGGTCGAATTTCCTTGCGGCGCTACCAAAAACTCGCCGAGGCGATTAAAACGGTCTTGCGACGCGCCATAGAGCAGGGTGGGACGACGTTAAGGGATTTCGTTAACGAAAAAGGCAATCCCGGTTATTTTCAACAATCACTGTTTGTCTATGGCCGCGCCAATCAACCTTGCCGTCGCTGCGGCGCGCCGATTAGACAAGTCAAAATCGCCCAGCGCGCCAGTTATTTCTGCAGTTGCTGCCAAACCTAG
- the hflD gene encoding high frequency lysogenization protein HflD, whose translation MSVKNITNQTIALAGIAQACSLVQQLATTGSADDKAVEASVGSLLKIDADSVVDVYGGLSGIEHGLQQLEKQMTGRSIANPEQARYAASLVYLERQLVNRPEMLKSVHNGIEKAQGQAEHFGLLHENVLASLGDLYHSTISTIPPRIMINGEPEYLSNQNIVNKIRTLLLAGIRSALLWRQCGGARWKFLLFRKKLQDEIKFLLTQL comes from the coding sequence ATGTCTGTAAAAAACATTACCAATCAAACCATTGCCCTAGCCGGCATCGCCCAGGCTTGCTCCCTGGTTCAACAACTGGCGACGACTGGCTCCGCCGACGACAAAGCCGTCGAAGCCAGCGTAGGCAGTCTATTAAAAATAGACGCCGACAGCGTCGTCGATGTCTATGGCGGACTGAGCGGCATCGAACATGGCTTGCAGCAATTGGAAAAGCAAATGACCGGCCGCTCCATCGCCAATCCCGAGCAAGCCCGCTACGCCGCATCGCTGGTTTATCTGGAAAGGCAATTGGTCAATCGTCCAGAGATGTTGAAAAGCGTTCATAACGGCATCGAAAAAGCCCAAGGCCAGGCGGAACATTTCGGTTTGCTGCATGAGAATGTGTTGGCGAGTCTGGGTGATTTGTACCACAGCACCATCAGCACGATCCCGCCTCGCATCATGATCAATGGCGAGCCTGAATATTTGTCCAATCAGAACATCGTCAATAAAATACGCACCCTGTTGCTGGCCGGCATACGCTCGGCCTTGCTATGGCGGCAATGCGGCGGCGCACGCTGGAAGTTTTTGCTGTTCCGCAAGAAATTGCAAGATGAAATCAAATTTTTGCTGACCCAGCTCTAA
- a CDS encoding GldG family protein translates to MKINRHIHQTLRLKNLLTTALLLALLIVCAWLSRQYSAHIDLSADASNTLSQASVKVLNQLQQPVHIKAYIQEPTLRRQISRLLSRYQFLKDDIDVEFIDPTASPELARKHNIGPQGAVIVEYQDRSEKVTYLDEASLTNTLLQLASNQERWLTFLGGHGERSPSGQANFDLGLFGAALKKRGIHAQSINLAQLPSIPDNSSVLVLAGPAVALLPGELEVVSNYLDAGGNLLLMTDPDNLWLQVIERQLAIEKLPGKIVDTRSSLYGIDDPTFVLASEYPYHPVTQNFQNITVFPLTAALRFDGEDNEYQAEALLSSARASWTEIGEIAGKIRFDADGEEREGPLDFAFALTRQLTPDKQQRIIVIGDGDFLSNAYLNNVGNLELGLRMVNWLCENDRFIDIPSKATPGRSLQLSTLSIGIISFGFLLILPGVFLLAGLIIWRRRKKR, encoded by the coding sequence ATGAAAATCAACCGGCATATTCATCAAACTTTGCGTCTGAAAAACCTGCTGACGACGGCGTTGCTGCTGGCATTGTTGATCGTTTGCGCCTGGCTCAGCCGCCAATATTCGGCGCATATCGATTTAAGCGCCGACGCCAGCAACACGCTGTCACAAGCTTCCGTGAAAGTTTTGAACCAGCTCCAGCAACCGGTGCACATCAAGGCTTATATACAGGAACCGACATTGAGACGGCAAATCTCTCGGTTATTAAGCCGTTATCAATTTCTGAAGGACGATATCGACGTCGAATTCATCGACCCGACGGCGTCGCCGGAATTGGCCAGAAAACATAATATCGGCCCTCAAGGCGCCGTGATAGTCGAATACCAAGACCGTAGCGAAAAAGTCACTTATCTGGATGAAGCGTCCTTGACCAATACCCTGTTGCAGCTGGCTTCCAATCAGGAGCGCTGGCTCACCTTCCTCGGCGGCCACGGTGAACGTTCTCCTAGCGGCCAAGCCAATTTCGATTTGGGTTTATTCGGCGCAGCCTTGAAGAAACGCGGCATCCACGCGCAAAGCATCAATCTGGCCCAGCTGCCGTCGATACCGGATAACTCCTCCGTGCTGGTTCTGGCCGGACCGGCGGTGGCATTACTGCCCGGAGAACTGGAGGTTGTTTCCAATTATTTAGACGCCGGCGGCAATCTTTTGTTAATGACCGACCCCGACAACTTATGGCTGCAAGTGATTGAAAGACAATTGGCCATCGAAAAACTCCCCGGCAAGATCGTCGATACCCGTTCCAGCCTGTACGGCATCGATGACCCGACCTTCGTCCTGGCCAGTGAATACCCCTATCATCCGGTGACACAGAACTTCCAGAATATCACCGTTTTTCCGCTCACCGCGGCGTTACGCTTCGATGGCGAGGATAATGAATACCAAGCCGAGGCCTTGTTGAGCAGCGCCAGAGCCTCGTGGACCGAAATCGGCGAGATCGCCGGTAAAATCCGTTTCGACGCCGATGGCGAAGAGCGCGAAGGGCCTTTGGATTTCGCCTTCGCCTTGACCCGCCAATTGACGCCGGATAAACAACAACGCATCATCGTCATCGGCGACGGCGACTTCCTCTCCAATGCCTACTTAAACAACGTCGGCAATCTGGAACTGGGGCTGCGCATGGTCAACTGGCTTTGTGAAAACGATCGTTTCATCGACATCCCCAGTAAGGCGACTCCCGGCAGAAGTCTGCAATTAAGCACCCTCTCGATTGGTATCATCAGCTTCGGTTTCTTACTGATATTGCCAGGCGTCTTTTTACTGGCCGGCTTAATAATCTGGCGGCGGCGGAAAAAACGCTAA
- a CDS encoding heavy metal translocating P-type ATPase has translation MSTETTNDSATETRLSILGMRCAGCVSAVEGALKAVPGVSDVVVNFADHSAAVSGTVDSELLKQAVQEAGYDAAIMEGLEDPAEEERQEQQRYQTLMKKAVVAAAFGFPLMISAHLGWLPAISSENGQVFWSYVSLITLALLYYSGGHFYQGAFKSLQLKQANMDTLIALGTGAAWFYSTVLIDYSDKLASLSAHAYFEASVIILAFINFGTALETRARGKTSSAIRELIGLQPRTARVVRDGQEMDIPIEEVGLEETLRVRPGEKIPVDGVLLEGHSTIDESMLTGEPIPVEKVTGSEVVAGTMNQQGSFLFKATRIGRDTALAQIINSVRQAQSSKPAIAKLADKISAVFVPTVVAISVLTFFTWLAIGPEPALGYAFVTSMTVLVIACPCALGLATPISVMVSVGRAAHMGVLIRNGEALQSAGKLTCLVLDKTGTVTEGKPAVSTIETVGDISEERVLQLAASIESGSEHPLAGAILAAAEENQVELEKTSHFHAVAGHGITAEIGEHKVYFGNAALMDEQGVKYARHKKKMESLAAQGQTPMLLAVDKKIAGIIAVSDPIKDDSAKAVKQLLRQGVRVLMVTGDNEVTAHAVAKQAGISEIRAQVLPQDKAAVVKELQQNGEIVGMVGDGINDAPALAQADVGFAIGSGTDVAIESADIVILLGSLLKVPEAMALSKATVVNIKQNLLGAFFYNTIGIPVAAGLLYPMFGLLLNPMIAGAAMAMSSVTVVSNASRLRWTNLSEG, from the coding sequence ATGAGTACCGAAACAACTAACGATTCAGCAACCGAAACGCGATTATCAATCCTGGGTATGCGCTGCGCCGGCTGCGTCAGCGCAGTTGAGGGCGCATTAAAAGCCGTGCCTGGCGTCAGCGATGTCGTTGTCAATTTCGCCGACCATTCGGCGGCAGTGAGCGGAACCGTTGATTCTGAATTACTGAAACAGGCCGTTCAGGAAGCAGGTTATGATGCGGCGATCATGGAGGGGTTGGAAGACCCGGCCGAGGAAGAGCGACAGGAGCAGCAGCGCTATCAGACTCTGATGAAGAAAGCCGTCGTCGCAGCGGCCTTCGGTTTTCCGTTGATGATCAGCGCTCATCTAGGTTGGTTGCCGGCGATTAGCTCGGAGAACGGTCAAGTGTTTTGGTCCTATGTCTCGTTGATCACGCTGGCGCTGCTGTATTATTCCGGCGGCCACTTTTATCAGGGCGCGTTCAAGTCATTGCAGCTGAAACAGGCCAACATGGACACTTTGATCGCCCTCGGCACCGGCGCCGCCTGGTTTTATTCCACTGTGTTGATCGATTATTCCGATAAACTCGCGTCGTTATCGGCCCATGCTTATTTCGAAGCATCGGTGATCATCCTGGCATTTATTAATTTCGGCACCGCGTTGGAAACCCGAGCCAGAGGCAAGACCTCTTCGGCGATCAGGGAACTGATCGGTCTGCAACCGAGAACCGCACGAGTGGTCAGAGACGGTCAGGAAATGGATATTCCCATCGAAGAAGTCGGCTTGGAGGAAACGCTGCGGGTCAGGCCCGGAGAAAAAATTCCCGTCGACGGGGTGCTGCTGGAAGGGCATTCGACCATCGATGAATCGATGCTGACCGGCGAACCGATTCCGGTTGAGAAAGTAACCGGGTCGGAGGTGGTGGCCGGTACGATGAACCAGCAGGGCAGCTTCTTGTTCAAAGCCACCCGCATCGGCCGTGATACCGCATTGGCGCAGATCATTAACAGCGTGCGTCAAGCGCAAAGCAGTAAACCGGCTATTGCCAAGTTGGCGGACAAGATTTCGGCGGTATTCGTGCCTACCGTCGTAGCGATTTCGGTGCTGACCTTTTTTACCTGGTTGGCTATCGGCCCGGAACCGGCCTTGGGCTACGCATTTGTCACGTCGATGACGGTGCTGGTCATCGCCTGTCCTTGCGCATTGGGTCTGGCGACACCGATTTCGGTGATGGTATCGGTTGGGCGCGCCGCGCACATGGGGGTTTTGATCCGCAATGGCGAGGCGCTGCAAAGCGCGGGCAAATTAACCTGTCTGGTTCTCGATAAAACCGGCACCGTCACGGAAGGCAAACCGGCCGTGTCGACGATCGAAACCGTCGGCGATATCAGCGAAGAAAGGGTACTGCAATTGGCCGCCAGCATTGAATCCGGTTCCGAACATCCGCTGGCCGGAGCGATTTTAGCCGCAGCCGAGGAAAACCAGGTCGAGCTGGAAAAAACCAGCCATTTTCATGCTGTCGCCGGTCATGGCATTACCGCCGAAATAGGCGAGCATAAAGTCTATTTCGGCAATGCCGCCTTGATGGATGAGCAGGGCGTCAAATATGCCCGCCATAAAAAGAAAATGGAAAGCCTGGCTGCTCAAGGGCAGACACCGATGTTGCTGGCGGTGGATAAGAAAATTGCCGGCATCATCGCCGTTTCCGATCCGATTAAAGATGATTCAGCAAAGGCGGTTAAACAATTGCTGCGTCAAGGCGTGCGGGTCTTGATGGTGACCGGTGATAATGAAGTCACTGCCCATGCAGTGGCAAAACAAGCCGGAATTAGCGAAATTCGCGCTCAGGTGCTGCCGCAGGATAAGGCGGCCGTCGTAAAAGAATTGCAACAAAACGGCGAGATTGTCGGCATGGTCGGTGATGGCATCAATGACGCGCCGGCTTTGGCCCAGGCCGATGTCGGCTTCGCGATCGGCAGCGGGACCGATGTGGCGATAGAAAGCGCCGATATCGTGATATTGCTAGGCTCTTTATTGAAGGTGCCGGAGGCGATGGCTTTGTCGAAAGCGACCGTCGTCAACATTAAGCAAAATTTGCTCGGTGCGTTCTTTTACAACACCATCGGCATCCCGGTCGCGGCCGGCCTGCTTTATCCCATGTTCGGACTGTTATTGAATCCGATGATAGCCGGCGCCGCTATGGCGATGTCGTCGGTCACCGTGGTCAGCAATGCCAGCCGTTTACGCTGGACCAATTTGAGCGAGGGCTAG
- a CDS encoding IS66 family transposase: MLIGAVRKARITPPDTPLSETYRLQLLLYQQMCIQMKTHEHKKTAALATEMLNDWTAIFQVLDQPHQPLTNNEAERALRHWVILRGICYGTRSENGTRVFAILISVIETCRKRNQSPWIYLAQVIASQRSGLPVPALPIVRVSE, encoded by the coding sequence GTGTTGATAGGTGCGGTACGCAAAGCGCGAATAACACCACCTGATACGCCACTTTCTGAAACTTATCGCCTGCAATTACTGCTCTATCAGCAGATGTGTATACAAATGAAAACCCATGAACATAAGAAAACAGCAGCATTAGCCACGGAAATGCTAAATGACTGGACAGCTATTTTTCAAGTTCTGGATCAACCGCATCAGCCCTTAACGAATAATGAAGCGGAGCGAGCGTTGCGCCACTGGGTTATTTTACGCGGCATTTGCTATGGCACGCGCTCGGAAAATGGGACGCGTGTGTTCGCTATTTTAATCAGCGTCATTGAAACCTGCCGCAAAAGAAATCAGTCACCGTGGATTTATTTGGCACAAGTGATCGCAAGTCAGCGGTCAGGCTTGCCGGTACCGGCCTTGCCAATTGTTAGGGTGTCTGAATAA
- a CDS encoding ABC transporter permease: MMMTIAQRELKTLFLSPLAWSILAVLQFILAYLFLSQVETFNAFQARLAGIDNGPGLSDIVVTPLFGNAAIILLLVTPLLTMRLVSEERRNKTLSLLLSAPVNGGEIIAGKYLGILGLLLMIVALICLMPLSLLLGGELDLGKLFCNILALSLLLASFAAVGLYMSCIANHPTLAAVGSFGLLLLLWILDWTAGVNGQSSEVFAYLSILQHFQNLQSGLLASSDVLYFILFSATFITLSIRRLEYDRLQK; encoded by the coding sequence ATGATGATGACCATCGCCCAACGCGAGCTGAAAACGCTGTTTCTCTCCCCCTTAGCCTGGTCCATACTGGCCGTTTTACAATTCATTCTGGCCTATTTATTTCTCAGTCAGGTCGAAACCTTCAACGCCTTTCAGGCGCGTCTGGCCGGCATCGACAACGGTCCGGGGTTGAGCGATATCGTCGTCACCCCTTTATTCGGCAATGCCGCCATCATCCTGTTGCTGGTGACGCCATTGCTGACCATGCGTCTGGTCAGCGAAGAACGGCGCAACAAGACCCTATCTTTATTACTCTCCGCGCCGGTCAACGGCGGCGAGATCATCGCCGGTAAATATCTTGGCATTCTAGGCTTACTGTTAATGATCGTCGCGTTGATATGTCTGATGCCTTTGTCGCTGCTGCTGGGCGGAGAACTCGACTTAGGCAAGTTGTTTTGCAACATTCTGGCATTGTCCCTGCTATTGGCCTCGTTTGCCGCCGTAGGCCTCTACATGTCCTGCATCGCCAATCACCCGACGCTGGCCGCAGTAGGCAGTTTTGGTTTGTTACTATTATTATGGATACTGGACTGGACGGCCGGTGTAAACGGTCAGAGTAGTGAAGTTTTCGCCTATTTATCGATTTTACAGCATTTCCAGAATCTGCAGAGCGGCCTACTCGCGTCCAGCGATGTGCTTTATTTCATCCTGTTCAGCGCTACTTTCATCACTCTCAGCATCCGCCGCCTGGAATACGACCGATTACAAAAATGA
- a CDS encoding IS66 family transposase, translated as MQLSNQDLSQIDEDELLNLPEEELRYLSIKLLNDLKEARERLSQNSRNSSRPPSSEAPWDKAATDNTNDQEQTEIDKSAETEDTVTPPSPSKKDQQQSADPNNEHQEPRKPGKQPGAQGFGRTQKLAITHYQDHYPEICACCHQTLEPRHAIAYAAYETINVEWGDVEHPGILVTHTKHTLYEVVCANGHITRKEVSRSSHAQLPGISRTEWRLVGPGLAAMIVCLAYRMRLSRERIQEFLYDWLGIKLSVGTINNTLHESGAAAMPLEDEFAQEIINSELLHVDETSWMEHTTFLWLWVFSTNRVTAYWIATRSAELLENLLGDDFNGWLMSDGYTVYRKYLSRLRCWAHLLRKAKGLNESLNRDAQLLVNKRTIYWLC; from the coding sequence ATGCAACTCAGTAACCAGGACCTAAGCCAAATCGATGAAGACGAGCTTCTCAATTTACCGGAAGAGGAATTACGTTACCTATCGATTAAGTTACTTAACGACCTAAAAGAAGCGCGTGAGCGCTTAAGCCAAAATTCGCGCAACAGCTCTCGTCCACCTAGCAGCGAAGCGCCTTGGGATAAAGCAGCTACAGATAATACAAACGATCAAGAACAAACGGAGATCGATAAGTCTGCTGAAACGGAAGACACCGTCACCCCCCCGTCGCCTTCTAAAAAAGATCAGCAACAGTCCGCTGATCCTAACAATGAACATCAAGAACCCCGCAAACCCGGCAAACAACCAGGCGCACAAGGCTTTGGCCGGACACAAAAGCTAGCCATTACCCACTATCAAGATCATTACCCTGAAATATGTGCCTGCTGCCATCAAACATTAGAGCCGCGTCATGCTATCGCCTATGCCGCGTATGAAACAATCAATGTCGAATGGGGCGATGTTGAGCATCCAGGCATTCTAGTCACCCATACCAAGCACACTCTCTATGAAGTAGTGTGCGCCAATGGACATATCACGCGCAAAGAAGTCAGTCGTAGCAGTCATGCTCAATTGCCGGGTATTAGCCGAACTGAATGGCGTTTAGTGGGGCCTGGACTGGCAGCAATGATTGTTTGTCTTGCCTACCGTATGCGCCTATCGCGTGAGCGTATTCAGGAATTTTTATATGACTGGTTAGGTATTAAATTAAGTGTTGGCACCATCAATAATACCCTGCATGAAAGTGGCGCAGCGGCTATGCCGCTTGAAGATGAGTTTGCACAAGAAATCATTAACAGCGAATTGCTGCATGTAGACGAAACCTCCTGGATGGAGCACACGACTTTTCTTTGGTTATGGGTGTTCAGTACGAATCGCGTCACAGCCTATTGGATTGCTACGCGTAGCGCTGAATTATTGGAAAATCTTTTAGGCGACGACTTTAATGGTTGGTTAATGAGCGATGGCTACACGGTTTATCGCAAATATCTGAGTCGGTTACGTTGCTGGGCTCATCTTCTGCGTAAAGCGAAAGGGCTCAATGAAAGCTTAAACAGAGACGCCCAGCTTTTGGTCAACAAACGCACGATTTACTGGCTGTGTTGA
- a CDS encoding ABC transporter ATP-binding protein, giving the protein MTALIEAKNLYRYYDDHCAVHDVSFNLNKGEILGFLGPNGAGKTTTMQMLCGNLAPSAGQIIINGIDLLDKPKLAKSILGYLPDTPPLYKELSVDEYLDYCARLHRLPFRAIAKAVAKAKGRCGLEAVSDRLISNLSKGFQQRIGIAQAIVHEPELIILDEPTVGLDPIQIKEIRALIKELGSDHGVILSTHILSEVQESCSHVQIINRGKLILHETIAGLNRQMNGASIKFTTREPIDTARLSSLEGVTNITMIAKNQYLLQHANEPQLLEKVALQIIEAGWGLGEIAPVRQSIEDIFISMTQKDEDAR; this is encoded by the coding sequence ATGACCGCATTGATTGAAGCCAAAAATCTGTATCGCTATTATGACGATCACTGCGCCGTTCACGACGTCAGTTTCAACCTGAACAAAGGCGAAATTCTCGGCTTCCTCGGCCCCAATGGCGCCGGTAAAACCACGACGATGCAGATGCTCTGCGGTAATCTGGCGCCCAGCGCCGGCCAAATTATTATCAACGGCATCGATTTATTGGATAAGCCGAAATTGGCCAAATCCATACTCGGTTACCTTCCCGATACGCCGCCCTTATACAAGGAACTGAGCGTCGACGAATACCTGGATTATTGCGCCCGACTGCACCGCTTGCCCTTCCGCGCCATCGCCAAAGCAGTCGCTAAGGCCAAAGGTCGTTGCGGTCTTGAAGCAGTTTCAGACCGACTGATAAGCAACCTGTCCAAAGGCTTCCAGCAACGCATTGGCATTGCCCAGGCGATTGTGCATGAACCGGAACTGATTATCCTGGACGAACCAACTGTAGGGTTGGACCCGATACAAATCAAGGAAATCCGCGCCCTGATCAAGGAACTGGGTAGCGATCACGGCGTCATTCTATCGACCCATATCCTGTCCGAAGTCCAGGAATCCTGTAGCCACGTGCAGATCATCAACCGTGGCAAACTGATCCTACACGAGACCATCGCCGGCTTGAACCGCCAGATGAACGGCGCCAGTATCAAATTCACCACCCGAGAGCCAATCGACACAGCTCGTTTGTCCTCTTTGGAAGGTGTCACAAACATCACGATGATCGCGAAAAACCAGTATTTGTTGCAACACGCGAATGAACCGCAACTGCTGGAAAAAGTCGCCCTTCAAATTATCGAGGCCGGCTGGGGGCTGGGGGAAATTGCGCCGGTCAGACAATCCATCGAGGATATTTTTATTTCCATGACGCAAAAAGACGAGGACGCGCGATGA
- a CDS encoding rhodanese-like domain-containing protein, translating to MNIKTISIVILALFSSLLSAAELIDLSVPQLQAMRQNSEALIIDIRTEKEWQATGTLPASHKLQFFNASGDYDAEKWLAELKKLKSSPDQPVVLVCRSGNRSGMVGNFLAKQLGMKNVYHLSSGIESWLQAGQEVDAPCPNKVACK from the coding sequence ATGAATATAAAGACAATAAGCATCGTCATCCTGGCCCTTTTTTCCTCACTGCTGAGCGCGGCGGAACTGATAGACTTATCGGTGCCTCAGTTGCAGGCCATGCGGCAAAACAGCGAAGCGCTGATCATCGATATCCGCACCGAAAAAGAATGGCAAGCCACCGGAACCCTTCCCGCCAGCCACAAACTACAATTTTTTAACGCCTCCGGCGACTATGATGCGGAAAAATGGCTGGCTGAACTGAAAAAACTGAAATCGTCTCCCGACCAACCGGTCGTTTTAGTGTGCCGATCCGGTAACAGAAGCGGCATGGTGGGAAATTTTCTGGCTAAACAGCTGGGCATGAAAAATGTTTATCATTTATCCAGCGGTATTGAATCGTGGTTGCAGGCAGGACAAGAAGTCGATGCGCCCTGCCCAAATAAGGTCGCCTGTAAATAA
- a CDS encoding heavy-metal-associated domain-containing protein produces the protein MTESVSLTVTGMKCGGCESSVNEKVGAIEGVVSVKPMHQENRVDVEFDESKTSLDAIKQVITEAGFTVA, from the coding sequence ATGACTGAATCAGTTTCTTTAACGGTAACCGGTATGAAATGCGGAGGCTGTGAATCCTCGGTCAACGAAAAGGTCGGTGCGATAGAGGGAGTTGTTTCGGTAAAACCGATGCATCAAGAAAACCGGGTCGATGTAGAGTTTGATGAAAGCAAAACCAGTCTGGATGCGATTAAACAAGTGATTACCGAAGCCGGCTTTACGGTGGCATAA
- a CDS encoding EAL and HDOD domain-containing protein, which translates to MSDILIGRQQILDSKLNLYAYEILFRGHDFDLKDQEGAAQATNQVITDTLLEIGLNDIVGTSKAFINFTTQNLLEKTPLHLPKDRIVIEVLEDVVVNQDLIDTLKEFSRLGYTIALDDFVLTPDWVPLLTFADIVKLDVMAMPLADTLTLIEQLKPYQVKLLAEKVESQAEYLALKKAGCELFQGFFFSKPNIVAGKRLDINQAAAIKLLGLINDPEVDFNQLSTTISQDIGLSFKLLHYINSAFFALPNKIKSIKHAVTYLGLNEVKRWINILTLTSLANKTNALFRHILTRSRMCELLAQQYHEDPAHLFLIGMMSCLDSLMDMPIAELLAQLPLTEDVERAILHHEGIAGEILAYVISYERWELSSQRLSRIHPENIGAIYIQSINWTDDVLADINC; encoded by the coding sequence ATGAGCGATATTCTGATTGGGCGTCAGCAAATTCTCGATAGCAAACTGAATCTCTACGCGTATGAAATCCTGTTCAGGGGGCATGATTTCGATTTAAAGGATCAGGAAGGCGCCGCTCAGGCGACCAATCAGGTCATCACCGATACCCTGCTGGAAATCGGCCTTAATGACATAGTAGGGACGTCCAAGGCTTTTATCAACTTTACCACCCAGAATCTGCTGGAAAAAACGCCGCTGCATCTCCCCAAGGACCGTATTGTCATCGAAGTCCTGGAAGATGTCGTCGTTAACCAAGACCTCATCGATACCTTAAAAGAATTCTCTCGGCTAGGCTACACCATTGCCTTGGATGACTTTGTGTTGACGCCGGATTGGGTGCCGCTGCTCACCTTCGCCGACATCGTCAAGCTAGACGTCATGGCGATGCCGTTAGCCGACACGCTGACTCTCATCGAACAATTGAAGCCTTATCAGGTTAAATTGCTGGCGGAAAAAGTTGAAAGTCAAGCTGAATACCTGGCCTTGAAGAAGGCCGGATGCGAGCTGTTTCAAGGCTTTTTTTTCAGTAAACCGAATATCGTTGCCGGCAAAAGATTGGACATCAATCAGGCCGCGGCGATCAAGCTGTTAGGTTTGATTAACGATCCGGAAGTGGATTTTAACCAGCTGAGCACAACGATTTCCCAGGATATCGGCCTGAGTTTTAAATTATTGCATTACATCAATTCGGCTTTTTTTGCATTGCCGAACAAAATAAAATCGATCAAACATGCCGTCACCTATCTAGGATTGAACGAAGTCAAACGCTGGATCAATATCCTGACCTTGACTTCACTGGCTAACAAGACCAACGCCTTGTTCCGCCACATCCTGACCCGTAGCAGAATGTGCGAATTATTGGCGCAGCAATATCATGAAGATCCTGCGCATTTATTTTTAATCGGTATGATGTCGTGCCTGGACAGCCTGATGGATATGCCTATCGCGGAGTTGTTAGCGCAGCTGCCGCTGACCGAGGATGTCGAACGCGCCATTTTGCATCATGAAGGCATCGCTGGGGAAATTCTTGCTTATGTCATCAGTTATGAGCGCTGGGAACTCTCCAGTCAGCGTTTATCTCGAATTCATCCTGAAAACATAGGCGCCATCTATATCCAGAGCATCAACTGGACTGACGATGTGCTAGCCGACATAAACTGTTAA